The Quercus robur chromosome 3, dhQueRobu3.1, whole genome shotgun sequence DNA segment TAGCCTAATATCTGgctaactctactctactcaTTTGTACTccctctcaatccaaacaaactaTAAAATGTTCTTTATACATCAAGTTCTTATATATGATCATGACATAAGTATAGCAACCTATTTTAAGGCTATAAATTAATGAGTCGAGTTGAGTATTAGTAGTTTATGACTGgttcatataattttattttgaacgcATATTGAGCTCGAACTTATTGCCAAATCAAATTCTTATTGTTTATTTCGTTTCCTTGTTGAGAAAAATTAATCAACACATTCTTTGTcaatatatatagtaaacaacaagattaaatttttttttagtcttaaaaaaatttatgcttGAGATTATATTTGTCAATCTTGTAttgttataattaaatttatagaaaaattagatTATCAATCTTTAATGGTTAAgaattatacataatttttacttgaaaattgaaatgaactgtttatattatcaataaattataaattataatttgaaatctTATGATTACAAACTTATACAAACCGATCTTAAGCCTATATGAGTATACATTTGTACAAGTatgcatataaatatataatattatatattatatacactCAAACCAAACCTCATACTCACAATCTTGTTCATGAATATGTTATTAATATTTGAACTTGATTCGTTTAATAGTTAAGTCTAAACTCAGGTTTAAATTTAGCTTGTTTGTTAAAAGAAATGAACATAACCAAAATTTTCCCGAATTGAGTTAGATCTGTTCATAAACAACTCAATTCAATTCTAGTTGTAGCCCATCCTTTATATTTTCAATCTCATTTTTAACACGAAACAAAAATGCAGTAAAAGGCTGGATAAGTTAGAGattaaaaaaactctatatatatacCACCTTCAGATTACAACAATTGGCCCATGAGGTTTGCAGGTTCACATTTGATAAGCCCACACTGTTGGCTTGCCAGGACTATGGTAGCAAGTCACTGATCACTGAACATATCAAGTCTGCCACTGCCTTTGCCTATGCTCGTTAGTTTTTACATTATTGGGATCAAGCTTTTTATGCCTTAAACAGTTGATGAAAGGCACATCACAAGTGTTACACTTACACATGCCAAAACTAAACTTTAAAAACCATATTTTTTCTACCAAGATAACATTAgttctaatattaaaaaaattaaaatgataaatataatcaTATGCCAATCATCATTCTAGCTATGAAACTTTCACTTTCTGAAATTGTCGATCATCATGATTTTCAGTacttttttttctaagttttttaatttttagtcaCTCACAATATGCAtttattatataacttaaaagtaaaatattcatttatttttaagtaaattaataaaaaaaaatatttacatacaAATTTTGATTAAACCGTGTATCGCACGGGCATAATGCTAGTTATTTACTCGTTTCTTAAAATAGATGagtttactctctctctctctctaattttttattttatttttatttttggatatgcACTtgagtttattcttttttttattattattgggttttttatgatttatttatattagattcTTTGTCCTTTGCACAACATTAACTAacctataacaaaaatttttaaaacttagtAGGACACTGAAGCAAAATTAGATaacaattagaatctaatttagaattaaattagattttctttcagtTTTGACTTTAAttgtatatatagattacaatTACACATATATGGTTAAGAAATTAATTggacaatttaaaaaataaaaggaattaaattgaaatttagcctaataataataataacaaataaataaataaataaaaaagaaagaaagaaaaagaaagaagagacgACAGCGTATTGAGTTAGAATCGAATGTCAAAGGAATCAGCAAAACAATACCaagtcatttttgttttttgtttccttctcttTGTTATTTCTCTCtgtttgtttttggtattttctcCTCATCATATACTTTCTcgtcaaaagagaaaaaaggctCTGAACGAAGTTCGAACTCGTTGCTTCACTCTCCGATCTGCCACTCCACCACCATGACTTCTCCTCCTTTCGATTTTTGAAGTTCCGAAGCTAAGCCGAaaccaaacccgacccgagctggTAGCTGAGACTGTCGTCATTGTGAAATGGGTAAATCAACatcctctcttctttttatatgcAATCGTTTGATTATTAGAGTAAGCCTTCCATTTCGTGCTTTTACTTCTCATTATTGTTCTACTATTAGAGAAAATGCGAAAACCCCATATCAGAAACCGAATCAGTTGTTGAATTCTGTGAGAGATCACTGCAAATCTCGAACCTTTAAGAATCTTGATCATGCCTTAGGTCTGTTTGATACAATGCTTCACATGCACCCTTTGCCTTTCATTGTAGATTTTACTCTATTGTTGGGTGCCATTGCAAGAATGAAGCATTACTCTGTAGTCGTTACTCTAATTAAACGAATGGAATCATTCGGAATCGCTCCCAGTGATTATACTCTCCCTGTTTTGATTAATTGCTTCTGCCATCTGAACCGGGTCGATTTTGGTTTCTCTATCATagcaacaattttgaaaattggatATCAACCAAACTGTATAACTCTAACCACTCTTGTCAAGGGGCTTTGTCTTAAAGGTAATATTTCTGGAGCTGTGAGTTTGGTAGAGGAAATGGAGAACAAAGGGTACCAACCTAATGCATATACTTGTGGAACGATAGTAAATGGTCTGTGTAAGATTGGCCAGACTGGTGTGGCTATTAGGTTGCTCAGGAAGCTTGAAAAAGGGAATTTTGAACAAAATGTGGTGCTCTATAGCATGGTCATTGACAGTTTATGTAAGGATAGATTGGTAACTGAGGCTTTGAACCTTTTATTTGAAATGATGAGTAAAGGCATTCAACCAGACATTGTCACTTACAATTCCTTAGTTCAAGGCCTATGCAATTTTGGCCGGTGGAGGGAGGTGGCTACTTTGTTGAATGAGATGGAGCAAAGGAAGGTCATGCCAAATGTACAAACATTTAGCATATTGGTGGACGCACGTTGCAAGGAAGGGATGTTGACCGAGGCAAATGAAGTTTTTGATTTGATGATTCAAAGAGGCATTGATCCTAACATAGTCACTTACAATTCTTTGATTGATGGTTATTGTTTGCAAAACAAACTGGATGAGGCAGTTAAGACGTTTAATATGATGGTTGAGAAGGGTTGTTCACCCGATGCATTTAGCTATAACATATTGATAAATGGATAttgcaaaagtaaaaaaattgatgagGCAACGCATCTCTTTCATGAAATGTCCAACAAAGGAATGATTCCTAATGTTGTGACTTACAACACTCTTGTCGATGGGTTTTTCAAAGTGGAGAAAGTCCAGGCTGCACTAGAGCTATTCAATACAATGCGAGCTTGTGGCCAACATCTAGATCCCCAAACCTATGCCATCTTGTTAGATGGATTTTGTAAGAATAGACGAATTGCTGAGGCAATGGCATTGTTTCAGGAGatggaagaaaaaaagttgGACCACTATATTGTATTTTACAACATCTTGATTGATGGTTTCTGCAATGTTGGGGAAC contains these protein-coding regions:
- the LOC126716765 gene encoding putative pentatricopeptide repeat-containing protein At1g12700, mitochondrial, yielding MGKSTSSLLFICNRLIIRVSLPFRAFTSHYCSTIRENAKTPYQKPNQLLNSVRDHCKSRTFKNLDHALGLFDTMLHMHPLPFIVDFTLLLGAIARMKHYSVVVTLIKRMESFGIAPSDYTLPVLINCFCHLNRVDFGFSIIATILKIGYQPNCITLTTLVKGLCLKGNISGAVSLVEEMENKGYQPNAYTCGTIVNGLCKIGQTGVAIRLLRKLEKGNFEQNVVLYSMVIDSLCKDRLVTEALNLLFEMMSKGIQPDIVTYNSLVQGLCNFGRWREVATLLNEMEQRKVMPNVQTFSILVDARCKEGMLTEANEVFDLMIQRGIDPNIVTYNSLIDGYCLQNKLDEAVKTFNMMVEKGCSPDAFSYNILINGYCKSKKIDEATHLFHEMSNKGMIPNVVTYNTLVDGFFKVEKVQAALELFNTMRACGQHLDPQTYAILLDGFCKNRRIAEAMALFQEMEEKKLDHYIVFYNILIDGFCNVGELTTVREIFSGLLAKGLQPNVRTYTIMIKGFCKNELVDKAGELLEEMDSNGCSPNECTYNTLIQGLLQHGETSKAVKYLKIMVDKGFSADATTAALFIDLLLSNQVDENIPELLPNFE